A region from the Wansuia hejianensis genome encodes:
- a CDS encoding amino acid ABC transporter ATP-binding protein, which translates to MSGDHKINNGEVLIAVSDLKKAFGNHVVLDGITTEIRKGEVVVIIGPSGSGKSTFLRSLNLLERPTGGHIYFEGVDITDPKTDINLHRQKMGMVFQQFNLFPHMTVMKNITLAPVKCGKMSQQEADHKALELLERVGLPEKADSYPDMLSGGQKQRVAIARALAMGPDVMLFDEPTSALDPEMVGEVLAIMKELARSGMTMAVVTHEMGFAREVGTRVLFINDGNIQEENTPQEFFSNPKHPRLKEFLSKVLA; encoded by the coding sequence GTGAGCGGAGATCATAAGATTAATAACGGGGAAGTGCTGATTGCGGTCTCAGATCTGAAGAAAGCATTTGGCAATCATGTGGTTCTTGACGGAATCACGACAGAGATCCGGAAAGGAGAAGTTGTTGTAATCATCGGGCCGTCAGGCTCCGGAAAATCAACATTTCTCCGGTCTCTGAATCTGCTGGAGAGGCCTACAGGCGGTCATATTTATTTTGAGGGAGTGGATATCACAGATCCGAAGACAGACATTAACCTGCACAGGCAGAAAATGGGAATGGTGTTCCAGCAGTTTAACCTGTTCCCGCATATGACAGTTATGAAAAATATCACGCTGGCGCCTGTCAAATGTGGCAAGATGTCCCAGCAGGAGGCGGATCACAAGGCGCTGGAGCTTTTGGAACGGGTGGGGCTGCCGGAAAAAGCCGACAGCTATCCGGATATGCTGTCCGGAGGCCAGAAGCAGCGTGTTGCGATCGCGAGGGCGCTGGCCATGGGGCCGGACGTGATGCTGTTTGATGAGCCGACTTCAGCGCTGGACCCGGAGATGGTTGGCGAAGTTCTGGCAATTATGAAGGAGCTGGCCCGTTCCGGAATGACTATGGCAGTAGTAACACATGAGATGGGCTTTGCCCGTGAAGTTGGTACCCGTGTGCTGTTTATCAACGACGGGAATATACAGGAAGAAAACACGCCCCAGGAATTCTTCAGCAATCCGAAGCATCCGAGGCTGAAAGAATTCCTGTCCAAAGTGCTGGCATAG